A single genomic interval of Gammaproteobacteria bacterium harbors:
- a CDS encoding cytochrome P450, with product MHRPTGHHHPGRYPDTQATCILEPMPSIDASDIFSPSAMEDPYPLYARMRALGPVCGLDGTRAFFVARHAAIEEAVRRPEDFSSRLSGVLVCGDDGSPRIFDLGASGIASDVIATADAPDHAVQRRLLMPPLKATRIAAMEEGIRGFASERVAQLLRAGGGDWCDTVAEALPAYVVMNLLGLDDGALDAVRRWAMMGGDLLGGRVNAAQMDTLLQETTAMGAFLGAHFGRRLAVPAARRGTTLTDTLAGGVEACLISPEQAIGILMILFGAAGESTASLLGCAVSLMLRTPGLQDRLRAEPRLIDAFVEEAVRLETPFKFHYRIVTRETGLCGTALRAGDRLLLGWASANRDAETWESADTLRLDRAHGQRHLGFGHGIHFCIGAPIARLEARVALEELLRQTRCIALEPERPARHVPSIFIRRLEHLQLRLS from the coding sequence ATGCACCGACCGACGGGACACCACCACCCCGGGCGCTATCCGGATACCCAGGCAACCTGTATTCTTGAGCCCATGCCATCCATCGACGCCAGCGATATCTTTAGCCCCTCCGCGATGGAGGACCCATACCCGCTTTATGCGCGCATGCGTGCCCTGGGGCCGGTTTGCGGCCTCGACGGAACGCGCGCGTTCTTTGTCGCTCGCCATGCCGCGATCGAGGAGGCCGTACGCCGGCCCGAGGATTTCTCCTCCAGGCTGAGCGGGGTGCTGGTTTGCGGTGATGACGGGAGCCCGCGGATCTTCGATCTGGGCGCAAGCGGGATCGCGAGCGATGTGATCGCCACCGCCGATGCGCCCGATCATGCCGTGCAGCGGCGCCTGTTGATGCCGCCGCTGAAGGCCACGCGGATTGCCGCGATGGAGGAGGGCATCCGGGGCTTTGCGAGCGAACGCGTCGCGCAGCTGCTGCGTGCAGGCGGTGGCGACTGGTGCGATACGGTTGCCGAGGCGCTGCCGGCCTACGTGGTGATGAATCTTCTCGGCCTCGACGACGGGGCGCTGGATGCCGTGCGACGCTGGGCGATGATGGGCGGAGATCTGCTCGGCGGGCGGGTCAACGCTGCGCAGATGGACACGCTGCTGCAGGAAACCACCGCGATGGGCGCGTTTCTTGGCGCGCACTTCGGGCGCCGGCTGGCCGTTCCGGCGGCGCGGCGCGGCACCACGCTGACCGATACCCTGGCAGGTGGTGTGGAGGCGTGCCTGATAAGCCCGGAACAGGCCATCGGCATACTGATGATCCTGTTTGGCGCGGCGGGCGAATCAACCGCGAGCCTGCTCGGTTGCGCGGTGAGCCTGATGCTGCGTACGCCGGGTCTGCAGGACAGACTGCGCGCGGAACCGCGGCTGATCGATGCCTTTGTCGAGGAAGCCGTGCGCCTCGAGACCCCGTTCAAATTCCACTACCGCATCGTGACGCGCGAGACCGGATTGTGTGGCACGGCGTTGCGCGCAGGCGACCGGCTGCTGCTCGGCTGGGCCTCGGCGAACCGCGATGCCGAGACCTGGGAGTCGGCGGATACGCTGCGACTCGATCGGGCGCACGGACAGCGTCATCTCGGTTTCGGTCATGGCATTCACTTCTGCATCGGTGCGCCGATCGCGCGCCTCGAGGCGCGCGTGGCGCTCGAGGAACTGCTGCGACAGACCAGGTGCATTGCGCTCGAACCGGAGCGCCCCGCCAGGCACGTGCCCAGCATTTTCATCCGCCGCCTCGAGCATCTGCAGTTGCGCCTGAGCTGA
- a CDS encoding CoA transferase: protein MAMALEDIRVIDWTIWQQGPIGTAMLGDLGAEVIKLEARDGGDPGRGLMRLSGMDLAGRPNFYFEANNRNKKSLALDLKKSEAREIVHDLVRHADVFAQNFRVGVAERLGLDYATLRRHNPRLIYAHATGFGPRGPEATHPAMDQMGIARSGLMMAVGESGQPPQQIAGGIADQMSGFMLAYGVLAALVARERHGVGQQVDVSQLGSMAALQGLNLSSRLMMGAAFPRVARSDSGNPLWNHYRCADERWIALGMAQAGRHWPAFCRAIGQAQLLEDPRFREMSWNNPSQARAAVAILDEVFAGRPSPEWLAILREASPDFIISPVNSVDDLPDDPQMRVNDYVVNFEHPQFGSTRMAGFPVGFSETPCSIRNAAPEFGQHTEEILLDMLGYDWERIADLRRLEVI, encoded by the coding sequence ATGGCCATGGCACTGGAAGACATTCGCGTCATCGACTGGACCATCTGGCAGCAGGGACCGATAGGAACCGCGATGCTGGGCGACCTGGGCGCCGAGGTGATCAAGCTCGAGGCACGCGATGGCGGCGATCCCGGGCGCGGCTTGATGCGGCTTTCGGGAATGGATCTCGCCGGTCGACCCAACTTCTACTTCGAGGCCAACAACCGCAACAAGAAGAGTCTTGCGCTCGATCTGAAAAAGTCGGAAGCGCGCGAGATCGTCCACGACCTGGTACGGCATGCGGATGTGTTCGCGCAGAATTTCCGCGTCGGCGTGGCCGAACGGCTCGGGCTGGATTACGCCACGTTGCGCCGCCACAACCCGCGGCTCATCTACGCCCATGCCACCGGTTTCGGACCCAGGGGGCCCGAGGCCACGCATCCCGCCATGGACCAGATGGGGATCGCGCGCTCGGGCCTCATGATGGCCGTCGGCGAATCCGGACAGCCACCGCAGCAGATCGCGGGCGGGATAGCGGATCAGATGAGCGGGTTCATGCTCGCCTACGGCGTGCTGGCGGCGCTGGTCGCGCGCGAGCGCCACGGGGTGGGCCAGCAGGTCGATGTCTCCCAGTTGGGATCGATGGCTGCGCTGCAGGGCCTCAATCTGTCGTCCAGGCTGATGATGGGGGCGGCGTTTCCGCGCGTGGCCCGCAGCGACAGCGGCAACCCCCTGTGGAACCATTACCGCTGTGCCGATGAGCGCTGGATCGCGCTCGGCATGGCCCAGGCAGGGCGGCACTGGCCCGCGTTCTGCCGCGCCATCGGCCAGGCGCAACTGCTGGAGGACCCGCGGTTTCGCGAAATGTCGTGGAACAATCCGTCCCAGGCACGGGCCGCGGTGGCGATTCTCGACGAGGTGTTCGCGGGCCGCCCGTCACCCGAGTGGCTCGCGATCCTGCGCGAGGCGAGCCCCGATTTCATCATCTCGCCCGTCAACAGCGTGGACGACCTGCCGGACGACCCCCAAATGCGCGTCAACGACTACGTGGTCAATTTCGAACACCCGCAGTTCGGATCGACCCGGATGGCCGGTTTCCCGGTGGGTTTCAGCGAGACGCCGTGCTCGATTCGCAATGCGGCACCCGAATTTGGCCAACACACGGAAGAGATCCTGCTGGACATGCTCGGTTACGACTGGGAGCGGATCGCCGACCTGCGCCGCCTCGAGGTGATCTAA
- a CDS encoding thiamine pyrophosphate-binding protein, producing the protein MTDIDGGRITARQLRASGIDTVFGVVAGPMIGVLAGAQAEGLRVVGCHHEENAAFMASAWGYVNRKPGVVVVGSGPGMTNAVTPMYVATASAMPLVVLGGSASDAHRGIGGFQEADQMAFAMPGCKWTQRIGSPERIPELLHLALGKAVAGRPGAVYLDFPEQVVSSRIAQANLRLRTSAPDVARPHADPAAIEHVAAMLAHAERPLVIIGKGAAWADAGAALARLADLGLPYVASPMARGVIPDDHPNFSNAARSAALREADAILMVGGRFNWMFGMGQAPQLRPGVRIAQIDVAAEEMYSAAELETGIVADAAAACGQLADELQGRALACARSGWLEGLRATCAASEEELRSVNESAAVPIHPYRLVSEVREVLPRDATLAFDGEIIMGVARMLMPGYHARSVLNAGTTGCIGTGLPYAIGAKLARPHAPSVAILGDYAFGAAMMDVETAARIGANVVLIVANNDGIAGHLLQDHMFPADSPPIARFLPARYEKLAEMVGGHAEYVEQPGDLRPALQRALAADCVSVVNVRVDPKSARVKGAYFLN; encoded by the coding sequence ATGACGGACATCGATGGCGGCAGGATCACGGCGCGGCAGCTTCGCGCCTCCGGCATCGACACCGTGTTCGGCGTGGTTGCGGGACCCATGATCGGCGTGCTTGCGGGAGCACAGGCGGAAGGCCTGCGCGTGGTCGGCTGTCACCACGAGGAGAACGCTGCGTTCATGGCCAGCGCGTGGGGCTACGTGAATCGCAAGCCCGGCGTGGTGGTGGTCGGATCCGGCCCCGGCATGACCAACGCCGTGACGCCGATGTATGTCGCGACCGCGAGCGCGATGCCGCTGGTGGTTCTCGGCGGCTCGGCAAGCGATGCGCACCGCGGCATCGGCGGCTTCCAGGAAGCCGACCAGATGGCGTTCGCGATGCCCGGATGCAAATGGACGCAGCGCATCGGCAGCCCCGAACGGATTCCGGAGTTGCTGCACCTGGCGTTGGGCAAGGCCGTCGCCGGCCGACCCGGCGCGGTGTATCTGGACTTCCCGGAACAGGTCGTTTCGAGCCGCATCGCGCAAGCGAACCTGCGGCTGCGCACATCCGCACCCGACGTGGCGCGCCCGCACGCCGATCCGGCAGCCATCGAGCACGTGGCCGCGATGCTGGCACACGCCGAGCGCCCGCTCGTGATCATCGGCAAGGGAGCGGCCTGGGCGGACGCCGGCGCCGCGCTCGCACGGCTGGCGGACCTGGGCCTGCCCTACGTGGCCTCGCCCATGGCCCGTGGCGTGATTCCCGACGATCACCCCAATTTCTCGAACGCGGCGCGATCGGCGGCGCTGCGCGAGGCGGACGCCATCCTGATGGTCGGCGGACGCTTCAACTGGATGTTCGGCATGGGGCAGGCGCCGCAACTGCGGCCGGGCGTGCGGATCGCACAGATCGACGTCGCGGCCGAGGAGATGTACAGCGCAGCCGAGCTCGAGACCGGCATCGTGGCCGACGCGGCTGCGGCCTGCGGGCAACTCGCGGACGAGTTGCAGGGCCGGGCCTTGGCCTGTGCCCGCAGCGGCTGGCTCGAGGGACTGCGCGCGACATGCGCGGCGAGCGAAGAGGAACTGCGCAGCGTCAACGAAAGCGCCGCCGTTCCGATCCATCCCTACCGCCTCGTGAGCGAAGTGCGTGAAGTGCTGCCCCGCGATGCCACGCTGGCCTTCGACGGGGAGATCATCATGGGTGTAGCCCGCATGCTGATGCCGGGTTACCACGCACGTTCCGTGCTCAATGCCGGAACCACGGGCTGCATCGGCACCGGCCTGCCTTACGCGATCGGCGCAAAGCTCGCACGCCCGCACGCGCCTTCGGTCGCAATCCTCGGCGACTACGCCTTCGGCGCCGCGATGATGGATGTGGAGACCGCCGCGCGCATCGGCGCGAACGTGGTGCTGATCGTGGCGAACAACGACGGCATCGCCGGGCACCTGCTGCAGGATCACATGTTTCCGGCCGACTCGCCGCCCATCGCGCGTTTCCTGCCCGCGCGTTACGAGAAACTCGCCGAGATGGTTGGCGGACACGCCGAGTATGTCGAGCAGCCCGGGGATCTGCGTCCGGCGCTCCAGCGCGCGCTCGCCGCGGACTGCGTATCGGTGGTCAACGTGCGGGTTGATCCGAAGTCGGCGCGCGTCAAGGGAGCCTACTTCCTGAACTGA
- a CDS encoding sterol desaturase family protein, with product MSVFETTANWKTALNSWRGIHDKPSKENSAFHHGIQVMSNPLMEKYLTTAHWTLPGLWSLPLIGLMLYRSIVTEDRSAQEISLLFLAGAIGWTLVEYWLHRWIFHIKPSAHPLLRSIQFTIHGYHHEFPEDPRRLVAPPVLAVPVGISLAVAIWLCFPDHWPPLLAGTFFGYLCYDWMHYYAHHGRPKSGARKFMRRFHLHHHYRCAVVNFGLSSPLWDFVFGTFHDTRPNK from the coding sequence TTGTCCGTGTTTGAAACCACCGCAAACTGGAAGACGGCGCTGAACTCGTGGCGGGGAATCCACGACAAGCCGTCGAAGGAAAACAGTGCCTTCCATCATGGTATCCAGGTGATGAGCAATCCCCTGATGGAGAAATACCTGACCACGGCACACTGGACCCTGCCTGGCCTCTGGTCACTGCCACTCATAGGCCTGATGCTGTATCGATCCATCGTCACCGAGGACCGGTCGGCGCAGGAAATATCCCTGCTGTTCCTTGCCGGTGCAATTGGCTGGACACTGGTCGAGTACTGGTTGCACCGCTGGATTTTTCATATCAAGCCGTCGGCGCATCCCCTGCTTCGGTCCATCCAGTTCACGATCCATGGTTACCACCATGAATTCCCCGAAGACCCGCGACGCCTGGTCGCACCACCGGTTCTGGCAGTCCCGGTGGGCATATCGCTGGCAGTGGCGATATGGCTGTGTTTTCCAGACCACTGGCCGCCGCTCCTGGCTGGGACATTTTTCGGTTATCTGTGCTACGACTGGATGCACTACTACGCCCACCATGGTCGCCCCAAGTCGGGTGCCAGAAAGTTCATGCGACGCTTTCATCTGCACCATCATTACCGCTGCGCGGTGGTGAACTTCGGGCTCAGCTCGCCACTCTGGGACTTTGTATTCGGCACCTTCCACGACACGCGACCGAACAAATAA
- a CDS encoding 2-dehydropantoate 2-reductase produces MKICIVGCGAIGGLLAGYLAKTAAEITVVERGEQLLALRERGLLLHEATGNCSRIDTLTVLDSLRDCGTFDVVFLAVKAHEIEPLAAELARVVAGHTTLVTLQNGIPWWYFQRHGGSFEGTVLRSVDPGGRLSTRFDPARILGCVAYPAAQVIEPGVIRHIEGIRFPLGELDGTVTPRALRISALLGDAGLKSPVLEDIRGEIWLKTWGNLAFNPVSALTHATMAEIAIHPHSRAYVVQLMSEARAVAARLGVEFRVPLERRLQGAEQVGGHKTSMLQDVLAQRPLELDAILGAVIEIAALVDVAVPALQGLYALCSLRNDINLGHRIAHD; encoded by the coding sequence ATGAAGATTTGTATTGTCGGTTGTGGTGCGATCGGTGGCCTGCTGGCTGGGTACCTGGCGAAAACGGCTGCTGAAATCACCGTGGTGGAACGTGGCGAACAGTTGCTGGCGTTGCGCGAGCGCGGACTTTTGCTGCATGAGGCCACCGGGAATTGCTCGCGGATCGACACGCTGACGGTGCTCGACAGCCTGCGCGACTGCGGCACCTTCGACGTGGTCTTCCTGGCCGTGAAAGCGCACGAGATCGAGCCGCTCGCCGCCGAACTGGCGCGCGTTGTCGCCGGGCATACCACCCTCGTCACGCTGCAGAACGGCATCCCCTGGTGGTACTTCCAGCGTCATGGCGGAAGTTTCGAGGGCACCGTGCTGCGTTCGGTCGATCCGGGTGGGCGCCTGAGCACACGGTTCGATCCGGCACGCATCCTTGGCTGCGTGGCCTATCCGGCGGCGCAGGTCATCGAGCCGGGGGTGATTCGCCATATCGAAGGCATTCGCTTTCCGCTCGGAGAACTGGACGGGACGGTCACGCCGCGAGCGCTGCGGATTTCCGCGCTGCTGGGCGATGCGGGCCTGAAATCACCCGTGCTCGAGGACATTCGCGGCGAGATCTGGTTGAAGACCTGGGGGAATCTCGCCTTCAACCCGGTCAGCGCGCTCACCCATGCGACGATGGCCGAGATCGCGATCCATCCGCACAGCCGCGCATACGTGGTGCAACTCATGAGCGAGGCCCGCGCGGTGGCCGCGCGGCTGGGCGTCGAATTCCGGGTGCCGCTGGAGCGTCGTCTGCAGGGCGCGGAACAGGTGGGCGGGCACAAGACCTCGATGCTGCAGGATGTGCTGGCGCAACGTCCGCTGGAACTCGATGCGATTCTCGGCGCCGTGATCGAGATCGCGGCACTGGTGGATGTCGCGGTTCCCGCATTGCAGGGCCTGTATGCGCTGTGCAGCCTGCGCAACGACATCAATCTCGGACATCGCATCGCCCATGACTAG
- a CDS encoding amino acid adenylation domain-containing protein, which yields MTSANPLAGVALTPAQTLMWIEGRLHPEVPVNNMVTRLDIRQRLDVGAFKQAFARLVDAHDAMRMVVSNSSGNFVATIAGGAQPELPFVDFSGDAAEQDFAAWIQRKCRQVFGLDEQLHEAALVRLDEQHFVFFLNQHHCMTDGRSCQVMIADLDRFYREATGSGGGDESGQAAPHRSFGEYLVLRADYLRSEQARASEAYWNARFERAPEPVRFYGHGSDRKRASMRRHTRVLPLELSQKILNVKRDTPPSIVFATALFAFLKRVTGNSDLCIGVPLLNRTPEFADTLGMFMEISRNRLNVGSEDNLSALLGKIRAEANDIKPHRSHTVTSRNGRFECMLNYRVPSDTRFGGAAASLQRIAAIALLDSVPGEESSAAGDWAGRTSLDVDITHTPASGEFCLAMDFNIGVWPDAAARERSLDHFIRLLEHFFDNRTVLVDSLELPGEAELRLLRSWNDTGRVYPSHTGIQQLFEAQVERTPAAIALEFCDQRLSYRELDCRANRLAHALVRHGVQPDQPVGVCLNRSPELVVALLAVLKAGAGYVPLDPALPRQRHDLIVEEAGLELIITERTLPELLRAGDFTDSNPRLALASSRLAYVIFTSGSTGRPKGVMIEHAALVNFIHAAQQVLQLREHHRLLSVTTASFDIFALELFAPLVCGARMVLANDETVVDGRLLARQINDRGVTHLQATPATWHLLLDAGWQPAQALVGVVGGELLTGSLGERLAARCALFMNWYGPTETTVYASHAVVRAGHYRAGDIGRPLANYRIHVLDAWLKPLPIGVAGEICIGGDCLARGYLGRDELTAAAFVEAGEFGRLYRSGDLGRWTSEGHIEYLGRSDFQVKVRGYRIELGEIEASLLSHPLVEEAVVAVIGDAQNKQLAAYVRLAPDSDRAAQPGALLREHLKQSLPKYMIPATVSVLERMPLTPSGKVDRKALPAPFPDAGLAAESCVAPQTPMQEIIAGIWAEVLGLERVGIRDDFFDLGGHSLAAMSVVTRIEEALGIRLDLADFFQGLTVEDICATAGEACPVEAIAVGASGAALSQLYAIGRGPGGAAAARSIHSGQPLYRLDVHALQGERLDKGLQPLRDVEEMACRLVDIILAAQRRGPYRIAGECDGAVVGFAVAVELQRRGKQVTQLILCDAPAPGQARGAGSGAALFARLGRQFKALHRDLGMAGRLREIIRNQHIEYAVSRALDCYGPSERFDGSIILARSAGAADTRDGERAMDWARYASMGVQVHDLTGDPGRWLREHAELPADATASMAPAARVIRSR from the coding sequence ATGACTAGCGCCAATCCGCTCGCCGGCGTGGCGCTCACGCCCGCGCAGACCCTGATGTGGATCGAAGGGCGGCTGCATCCCGAGGTCCCCGTCAACAACATGGTCACGCGCCTGGACATCAGGCAGCGGCTCGATGTCGGAGCCTTCAAACAAGCATTCGCGAGGCTTGTGGACGCGCATGACGCCATGCGCATGGTGGTGTCGAACAGTAGCGGAAATTTCGTTGCCACGATCGCCGGGGGGGCGCAGCCGGAGCTGCCGTTTGTCGATTTTTCGGGTGATGCGGCGGAGCAGGATTTCGCCGCCTGGATACAGCGCAAATGCCGCCAGGTATTCGGGCTCGATGAACAATTGCATGAAGCGGCGCTTGTCAGGCTGGACGAGCAACATTTCGTGTTTTTCCTGAACCAGCACCACTGCATGACCGATGGTCGCAGCTGCCAGGTCATGATTGCCGATCTCGACCGCTTCTATCGTGAAGCCACGGGCAGTGGCGGTGGCGACGAGTCGGGCCAGGCCGCGCCGCATCGCTCATTTGGCGAGTACCTGGTCTTGCGCGCGGACTACCTGCGCTCGGAACAGGCGCGCGCCAGTGAAGCCTACTGGAACGCACGCTTCGAAAGGGCGCCGGAACCGGTCAGATTCTACGGTCATGGCAGTGACAGGAAGAGAGCTTCAATGCGCCGGCACACCCGCGTGCTGCCGCTGGAGCTGAGTCAGAAGATCCTCAACGTGAAGCGGGACACACCGCCCTCCATTGTTTTTGCCACGGCACTGTTTGCGTTCCTGAAGCGGGTCACCGGCAACAGCGATCTGTGCATCGGCGTGCCGCTGCTCAATCGCACTCCGGAGTTTGCCGACACCCTCGGCATGTTCATGGAGATCAGCCGCAACCGGCTGAACGTCGGCAGCGAGGACAATCTTTCCGCCCTGCTCGGGAAGATTCGCGCCGAGGCGAACGACATAAAGCCCCATCGCTCGCATACGGTCACGTCCCGCAACGGCCGTTTCGAATGCATGCTGAATTACCGGGTGCCGTCCGACACCCGCTTTGGCGGAGCAGCCGCCAGCCTGCAGCGGATTGCCGCGATCGCTCTGCTGGATTCCGTGCCCGGCGAGGAGAGCAGTGCGGCGGGCGATTGGGCCGGGCGTACCAGCCTGGATGTCGATATCACCCACACGCCGGCCAGCGGCGAGTTCTGTCTGGCCATGGATTTCAACATCGGGGTGTGGCCCGACGCCGCTGCGCGCGAGCGCAGCCTGGATCATTTCATCCGCTTGCTGGAGCATTTCTTCGACAACCGCACCGTGCTCGTCGACAGCCTCGAATTGCCTGGCGAAGCCGAGCTTCGCCTGCTTCGGTCGTGGAACGACACGGGACGGGTGTATCCGTCGCACACGGGCATCCAGCAATTGTTCGAGGCGCAGGTCGAACGCACTCCCGCTGCGATCGCGCTGGAATTTTGCGATCAACGCCTCAGCTATCGCGAGCTCGACTGCCGCGCCAACCGCCTGGCGCATGCACTGGTCCGCCACGGCGTGCAGCCCGATCAGCCGGTCGGCGTGTGCCTGAACCGTTCGCCGGAACTCGTGGTTGCATTGTTGGCCGTTCTCAAGGCGGGTGCGGGCTATGTGCCGCTGGATCCTGCTCTTCCGCGGCAGCGGCACGATCTCATCGTGGAGGAAGCGGGACTCGAACTGATCATTACCGAGCGGACGTTGCCCGAACTGCTTCGCGCTGGCGACTTCACCGACAGCAATCCGCGATTGGCGCTGGCATCGTCGCGGCTCGCGTACGTGATATTCACCTCGGGTTCGACCGGTCGGCCCAAGGGTGTGATGATCGAACATGCGGCTCTGGTGAATTTCATTCACGCAGCCCAGCAGGTGCTGCAGTTGCGCGAGCATCACCGCCTGCTGTCGGTTACCACGGCATCCTTCGATATATTCGCGCTGGAGTTGTTTGCGCCGCTGGTTTGTGGCGCGCGCATGGTGCTGGCGAACGATGAAACGGTGGTGGATGGCCGGTTGCTGGCCCGGCAGATAAATGATCGCGGCGTGACCCATCTGCAGGCAACGCCGGCAACCTGGCATCTGCTGCTTGATGCCGGCTGGCAACCCGCGCAGGCGCTGGTCGGCGTGGTTGGTGGTGAGTTGCTGACCGGGAGCCTTGGCGAGCGCCTGGCGGCGCGTTGTGCGCTGTTCATGAACTGGTATGGTCCCACCGAAACGACGGTCTACGCGAGTCATGCGGTGGTGCGCGCGGGGCACTATCGCGCGGGTGATATAGGACGGCCCCTGGCCAATTACCGGATCCACGTGCTGGATGCCTGGCTCAAGCCATTGCCGATCGGCGTTGCCGGCGAGATCTGTATCGGCGGTGATTGCCTGGCGCGTGGTTATCTCGGGCGTGACGAACTGACGGCCGCCGCGTTTGTCGAGGCCGGCGAATTCGGCCGGCTTTATCGCAGCGGCGATCTCGGGCGCTGGACCAGCGAGGGTCATATCGAATACCTGGGCCGCAGCGATTTCCAGGTGAAGGTGCGCGGCTACCGCATCGAGCTCGGTGAAATCGAAGCGAGCCTGCTGAGCCACCCGCTGGTCGAGGAAGCCGTCGTGGCGGTCATCGGCGATGCGCAGAACAAGCAACTCGCAGCCTATGTGCGTCTGGCACCGGACAGCGACCGGGCAGCACAGCCGGGCGCGCTGCTGCGCGAACATCTGAAACAATCGCTGCCGAAATACATGATTCCCGCGACGGTCAGCGTGCTCGAGCGGATGCCGTTGACACCGAGCGGGAAGGTCGATCGCAAGGCGCTGCCGGCGCCGTTTCCGGATGCCGGTTTGGCCGCGGAGTCCTGCGTGGCACCGCAAACCCCGATGCAGGAAATAATCGCGGGCATCTGGGCCGAGGTGCTGGGACTGGAACGCGTTGGTATTCGCGATGACTTCTTCGACCTGGGCGGCCACTCGCTCGCCGCGATGAGTGTCGTTACCCGGATCGAGGAGGCTTTAGGCATCAGGCTCGATCTCGCGGACTTCTTCCAGGGACTGACCGTGGAAGATATCTGCGCAACGGCGGGCGAGGCATGCCCTGTCGAGGCAATTGCGGTTGGTGCAAGCGGGGCCGCACTCTCGCAGTTGTACGCGATTGGCCGCGGGCCGGGTGGTGCCGCTGCCGCACGATCCATACATTCCGGGCAGCCGCTGTACCGCCTGGACGTGCATGCCTTGCAGGGCGAGCGCCTGGACAAGGGTTTGCAGCCGCTGCGAGACGTCGAGGAAATGGCTTGCAGACTGGTTGATATCATTCTTGCCGCGCAGCGCCGCGGCCCCTACCGCATCGCCGGAGAATGCGATGGTGCCGTGGTCGGCTTCGCGGTGGCAGTGGAACTGCAGCGGCGCGGCAAACAGGTGACGCAACTGATCCTGTGCGATGCGCCGGCTCCCGGCCAGGCGCGCGGCGCAGGATCTGGCGCGGCACTGTTTGCCCGCCTGGGCCGGCAATTCAAGGCATTGCACCGCGATCTCGGGATGGCTGGCAGACTGCGGGAGATCATCCGCAACCAGCACATCGAATACGCCGTTTCCCGGGCGCTGGACTGCTACGGACCGAGTGAGCGCTTCGACGGGTCCATCATCCTGGCGCGCTCGGCGGGAGCCGCGGATACGCGTGATGGCGAGCGCGCGATGGATTGGGCACGATACGCGAGCATGGGAGTGCAGGTGCATGATCTGACCGGAGATCCTGGTCGCTGGCTGCGCGAACACGCGGAATTGCCTGCCGATGCCACCGCTTCGATGGCGCCAGCGGCGCGAGTTATCCGATCACGATAG
- a CDS encoding YIP1 family protein, giving the protein MNFDKLVARAQKILLEPRNEWSVIAGESSTTGDIYRNYLLYLAALPALAGFIKGSLIGTSVPFLGTMRVGVFAGLGAMLIGYAMSLAMIYVVALVIDWLAPYFKAQKDPLQALKTIAYSYTAVMIASIAQVLPWIGGLVMLGGGIYSIRLLYLALPVTMKCPQESAVKYTAATILAAMILGSVVALTVGGIGGGLGAGSGPGIAGSSSVEFDKDSPMGNLQDWTAKMETAERKMRDAQESGDSAAQQEALGDLMGAALGGGKVEALAPERLREFLPASIAGRERSEVTAERSGAMGLQVSSAQAHYADSDGRGLQLHITDTGSVRGITALAGWANIEQEQETDSGYERTFKEGGRMTRESWNRESQYGERSVVIGDRFTVTLSGTVGDADELADALGQVDLDGLEELRGEGVTED; this is encoded by the coding sequence ATGAACTTCGACAAACTGGTTGCGCGCGCGCAAAAGATCCTGCTCGAACCCCGTAACGAATGGAGCGTGATAGCCGGGGAGTCTTCCACCACCGGTGATATCTACCGCAACTACCTGCTGTATCTCGCGGCGCTGCCTGCGCTTGCGGGTTTCATCAAGGGCAGCCTGATAGGCACGAGCGTTCCGTTTCTCGGCACCATGCGCGTGGGAGTCTTTGCGGGCCTGGGTGCAATGCTGATCGGTTATGCCATGAGCCTGGCGATGATCTACGTGGTGGCGCTGGTCATCGATTGGCTGGCACCGTACTTCAAGGCGCAGAAAGACCCGCTGCAGGCGCTGAAAACCATCGCGTACTCCTACACGGCGGTCATGATCGCGAGCATCGCGCAGGTGCTGCCGTGGATCGGCGGCCTGGTGATGCTGGGCGGCGGAATCTACAGCATCCGCCTGTTGTACCTGGCGCTGCCGGTGACGATGAAGTGCCCGCAGGAGAGTGCCGTCAAATATACCGCCGCGACCATCCTCGCGGCCATGATTCTTGGCTCGGTCGTTGCCCTGACCGTTGGCGGCATCGGCGGCGGGCTGGGTGCAGGCTCGGGGCCGGGAATTGCGGGTTCGAGTTCGGTGGAGTTCGACAAGGACAGCCCCATGGGCAACCTGCAGGACTGGACGGCGAAGATGGAAACGGCCGAGCGCAAGATGCGCGACGCCCAGGAATCCGGCGACAGCGCGGCGCAGCAGGAGGCGCTGGGCGATCTGATGGGGGCCGCGCTCGGCGGTGGCAAGGTCGAGGCGCTGGCACCGGAGCGCTTGCGCGAGTTCCTGCCCGCGTCAATTGCCGGGCGCGAGCGGAGCGAAGTGACGGCCGAGCGCAGCGGGGCGATGGGGCTCCAGGTATCGTCCGCCCAGGCACACTATGCCGACAGCGACGGCCGCGGTCTGCAGTTGCATATCACCGACACCGGTTCGGTGCGCGGGATCACCGCGCTGGCCGGCTGGGCGAATATCGAGCAGGAGCAGGAAACCGATTCCGGATACGAGCGCACGTTCAAGGAAGGTGGCCGCATGACGCGCGAAAGCTGGAACCGGGAAAGTCAGTACGGCGAGCGCTCGGTGGTGATCGGCGATCGCTTCACGGTCACGCTTTCCGGTACCGTCGGGGATGCCGATGAACTGGCCGATGCGCTCGGACAGGTGGATCTCGATGGCCTCGAGGAGTTGCGTGGCGAGGGCGTTACGGAGGATTAG